In Turicibacter sanguinis, a genomic segment contains:
- a CDS encoding energy-coupling factor transporter transmembrane component T family protein codes for MNTKMLAYIDVDSPIHRLTGSTKLICFLLWSITAMLSYDTRVLGMMFIISLILFKLSKVEFKQVALVFYFILIFLVINNIAVFIFSPVEGVHIYGTQHDLFKLFGPYVLTQEQLFYQFNMTLKYLTIIPLGLVFLSATDPSEFAASLSKIGISYRLAYSVAIAMRYIPDIQRDFVEISQAQQARGIDMSSKATLWVRLKNTSAILMPLILTSLDRIETISYAMELRAFGKHKKRTFYSERPFLKRDTYTLVGFSVLMAIFLVITFSNGTRFYNPFI; via the coding sequence ATGAATACTAAAATGCTTGCTTATATTGATGTGGATTCACCCATACACCGTTTAACAGGGAGTACGAAGCTAATTTGCTTTTTACTTTGGTCTATCACGGCGATGTTAAGTTATGATACGCGTGTTCTTGGGATGATGTTTATCATCAGTTTAATTTTATTTAAGCTATCAAAAGTTGAATTTAAACAAGTGGCGCTCGTCTTTTATTTTATTTTAATTTTCTTAGTTATCAATAATATAGCGGTCTTTATTTTTTCCCCAGTTGAAGGCGTTCATATTTACGGAACACAGCATGATTTGTTTAAATTATTTGGACCGTATGTCTTAACGCAGGAACAATTATTTTATCAATTTAATATGACCTTGAAGTACTTAACGATTATTCCCCTTGGTTTAGTCTTCTTATCAGCAACTGATCCAAGTGAATTTGCAGCGTCACTATCCAAAATTGGAATTAGTTATCGACTGGCTTATTCTGTTGCGATTGCTATGCGTTATATTCCAGATATTCAACGTGATTTTGTTGAGATTTCTCAAGCTCAGCAAGCGCGTGGAATTGATATGTCTAGCAAGGCAACATTATGGGTTCGTCTTAAAAATACGTCTGCCATTTTAATGCCTCTTATTTTGACTAGTTTAGATCGTATTGAAACAATCAGCTATGCGATGGAATTAAGGGCATTCGGTAAACATAAAAAACGCACCTTTTATTCTGAACGTCCGTTTTTAAAGCGAGATACTTATACACTTGTAGGATTTAGCGTTTTAATGGCCATTTTTTTAGTTATTACCTTTTCTAATGGAACGCGCTTTTATAATCCTTTTATTTAA